From Deinococcus aquaticus, one genomic window encodes:
- a CDS encoding formate dehydrogenase accessory sulfurtransferase FdhD: MAVEEPLELRLHAPGGVGTEDAGAGLPLGVLMRTPGHDRDLLLGWLISEGLLPTAFTLDPDPENANVWHLRTPEYARLAAGARLAVSSSACGVCGSGSIEGLAVRASGPVWTAGPLDAAFLAGLPERLRAAQPGFAATGGLHGAALFTAEGALCCAREDVGRHNAVDKVVGWAHGQQPGPLGGQVLVVSSRAGFEIAQKAVTAGIGVVVAVGAATSLAVDTAAVFGVTLCGFTREGRLTVYAGADRVRAGP, encoded by the coding sequence GTGGCGGTCGAGGAGCCGCTGGAACTGCGCCTGCACGCGCCCGGCGGTGTGGGAACGGAGGACGCGGGGGCGGGCCTGCCGCTGGGTGTGCTGATGCGCACGCCGGGGCACGACCGCGACCTGCTGCTGGGCTGGCTGATCTCGGAGGGGCTGCTGCCCACCGCGTTCACGCTGGACCCGGACCCGGAGAACGCGAACGTGTGGCATCTGCGCACGCCGGAGTACGCGCGGCTGGCGGCGGGCGCGCGGCTGGCCGTGTCGTCGAGTGCCTGCGGGGTGTGCGGGTCGGGCAGTATCGAGGGACTGGCAGTGCGCGCCTCCGGGCCAGTCTGGACAGCGGGGCCGCTGGACGCCGCGTTCCTGGCGGGCCTGCCCGAGAGGTTACGGGCGGCCCAGCCGGGCTTCGCGGCGACCGGGGGGCTGCACGGCGCGGCGCTGTTCACGGCGGAAGGCGCGCTGTGCTGCGCGCGTGAGGACGTGGGGCGGCACAATGCCGTGGACAAGGTGGTCGGCTGGGCGCACGGTCAGCAGCCCGGGCCGCTGGGAGGTCAGGTGCTGGTGGTCAGCAGCCGCGCGGGCTTTGAGATCGCGCAGAAGGCCGTGACGGCCGGGATCGGCGTGGTGGTGGCGGTGGGCGCGGCGACCAGTCTGGCGGTCGATACGGCGGCGGTGTTCGGCGTGACCCTGTGCGGCTTTACCCGCGAGGGCCGCCTGACGGTGTACGCCGGGGCTGACCGGGTAAGGGCCGGGCCGTGA